A single window of Oenanthe melanoleuca isolate GR-GAL-2019-014 unplaced genomic scaffold, OMel1.0 S001, whole genome shotgun sequence DNA harbors:
- the LOC130265973 gene encoding olfactory receptor 14J1-like yields MSNSSSISHFLLLPLADTRQLQLLHWNTRTIFYDGCAAHVFFLMFFITTELSLLTVMCYDRYVSICKPLHYGTLLGSRACAHMAAAAWASGFLNALLHTANTFSLPLCKGNALGQFFCEVPQILKLSCSHSNLRQHGISWVVFCLAFGSFVFIVFSYVQIFRAVLRIPSEQGRHKAFSTCLPHLAVVSLFLSTGSFAFLKPLSISSPSLDLSLSVLYSVVSPALNPLIYSLRNKELKAAVWKLITG; encoded by the exons atgtccaacagcagctccatcagccacttcctcctgctgccattggcagacacaaggcagctgcagctcctgcac tggaaCACGAGGACCATCTTTTATGATGGATGTGCCGCTCATGTGTTTTTCCTTATGTTCTTTATCACAACAGAGCTTTCCCTCCTGACCGtgatgtgctacgaccgctacgtgtccatctgcaaacccctgcactacgggaccctcctgggcagcagagcttgtgcccacatggcagcagctgcctgggccagtggctttctcaatgctctgctgcacacagccaatacattttccctgcccctaTGCAAGGGCAATGCtctgggccagttcttctgtgaagtCCCCCAGAttctcaagctctcctgctcacactccaACCTTAGGCAACATGGGATTTCAtgggtggttttttgtttagCATTTGGTTcctttgtgttcattgttttctcctatgtgcagatcttcagggctgtgctgaggatcccctctgagcagggacggcacaaagccttttccacctgcctccctcacctggctgtggtctccctgTTTCTCAGCACTGGGTCATTTGCCTTCCTGAAGCCCCTCTCCATCtcgtccccatccctggatctgtccctatcagttctgtactcagtggtgtctccagccctgaatcccctcatctacagcctgaggaacaaGGAGCTTAAGGCTGCTGTGTGGAAACTGATCACTGGATGa